The genomic interval ACTCAAATTTGATTAGGTGATTGATTTCTTCATTTTGTCGTAAAACCTGATTGATTACTTCCAATTACATAAATCAGTTCAAACAGCACTTGAAGGTAAAACATTACTAATTTTATTTGGAACTTTATGGTGGAATAAATGGTATCTCCAATTATATTCCTTGGATGTAAAAGATATCCTTCTCACCAACCTCATAGTGTATGAGACAAACATGCTTTTTGATTATACTACATGGTTAATATTCCAATCTTAATTCATGGAGGATTGGTCGGCTATTTCTTTTACAGGATTTGGTATGAGTAGACATGGTCCAGCTTTGTGGAGGtgtgagtttttcactattttgAGGGGTATATTGGTATGAGTAGAGATGGTTTGGCTTTGTGGAGGCGTGAGTTTTTCTGTTTTGAGGGGTATATAATTGGAACAAAATGCTTGTTTCTTTATGGGGAAGATATCTTCCCCTATGCTCAGTGATATGATTCAGTATATGGCATGATTGTGGGCTTTTGCAGTTGGTTGTTTTAGAGTGATGTGCCTTTTGGAATTACAGAATCACTGGCAGgctgttttttattttaattttttcttctttgtaCATTTTTATTCTTAAATGAAGTCTCTtccttttttattaaaaaaaaaaaatctaacattCATTCCCTTAAGAAAAAAGATTTTATAGAATAGACGCGTATGACCTCCTCCTCTATGCCCTTTGGTGGTGACAAGACTATCATTTCAGCATTTACCGCAAGAATGTTGTCTATAGAATAAATTATTCGTGGACTGAATTTCACTTGCTCTATATGGCTCCATTGCGTGTGCATGGGTAGGAGTTAGATGCATCACcgtattattaattatttttgatTTGAGATGTTTTCCTGTTGAAGCATAGTTATCATTACACCTATAATGTATCATGTGTCACCTAATAGGTCCTGTATTATTCCAAAAATCACTGCATCCTTTTAGGTTCGTTCCTTATTTTGATATTCTACATAGAAATAAAATTTGAATGAGGAAACAAACATAGTATTTTGGTGAAAACATGTTCCATGTTTGGATTGAGTGATTGAGATCACATAATAGTAATATTCTGGCAATATGTGGTAACAATTATGTCTTATTGGCACTATGGCAGAAGAAACCTTCAGCTTATTGCTGAAGCTAATTTTAGTTACAAACTTGTTGGCAATCTTATTGTTTTTTTTGTATTCTTGCTGAAGCTAATTTTAGTTGCACACTTGTTCTCATTTTCACCCCCTATGGTTGTAATATTGTCATTAGAATTTAATCATTTGAAATACTCTGTCCAGGGTAATGAAGATATTATCATTGTTCATGATTCCCTCGAATATGGGGATTGCCGGTTATCACTTGCAGTAAGTCATTATTATATTCTATGCTTAGTTAACATGGTCAGACTCTTTCCTCTTATTTTACCATCAAATCAATAATCTGCTATATATCTTTTATTCCCTCTCACTAGATTCCCAAATATGGAATTTTTGAGAATATAAATTCACTCAGGGAGCTAGCGCAAATGCCTCAATGGACAGTGGAAAAGCCTCTCCGTGTTGCCACTGGTTTCACTTATGTATGATGTGTTCATTTTAGTTTACATTGGCAATGTTTAATGTTTTACTTGTGGGATCAATGTTTTATGTGGTTAGTATGGACAGAAGGTTCATTTTGGAGTTAGTTTCTTGTTCAATTTCATGTGCAGCTGGGTCCCAAATTTATGAGAGAAAATGGCCTGAAGCATGTTACTTTTTCAACTGCTGATGGAGCATTAGAGGCAGCTCCTGCGGTGAGAATCCATTTTTCTATTATAAACACATTAGTTGAACGAATTTTACATTGTTTTATATGGTGAATTGTCCACAAGCATGGCTGCTGGGTTCAGAGAATCATTTCCTTAATCCTCAGAGAATATTGAGGTTGATACAAAAATTGCATGCTGACATtagtttctttcctttttaatttttttttttttttttgggggggtgggtGTTGATGGTGTTACTTTTGTGTTTGCATCAGTATTTTTGTCAGTCAATTGAATACtgttcttttttcctttttaatgaTTGCTCTTTAGGTTTTTCTCAGTGATATCTCACCAACACTCCCCCTCCCCAGGTGGCCGCAGTGTTCTCTCACCCACTGAGGAGACTATTTTTGTTGTAGACCTCTTCTAGTTTTATTTCTCTAGTTTCTTTTTTCCAGACAACGTTAGTTCAGGACCTGCATATATTTTATTGACAGAGCATATTATGCTTACGCTGGATGTAATGTTGTCTACAGGGCTTAATGATGTCATTGAATCTCTTTGTCAAAGAATATTGTTTACTTTTGGGGTCAAGTATCTGTACCCACAAGTAAGCTACTTATTAAAAATCTCTACATGGGCATGTAGATGACATCCCTATCAGCCATCTTTAGCTATTGGACAGCAGTTATATTGCCAAAGAATTTACAAAAGAACTTCAAACGTTGCTAATTTGATGCATAATACCAACTAAATCCAGCACTTCCAAAATCTTTTGGTCTTTACAACCTTTGCTTGAAGATGTGTGTTGCATGGACACTTCTGTTAAGATGTGTCAGGGGCTGAACCCGTCACACTATGTTAAGGGCTGTGCTGCACTAGTTGTATCACAAGCTTAACTAGTGAGCCAAAAGTAAAATGCAGACTCATCAAATGAACATGCTCCAATCTGAAATATGCGGTAAGAGGTAAGCAAGAAAGAAACTCCCAGTTTTGTtcttgtttgattattatttcattattttcatcatagtgattattatttagttattgttttataataataataataataataataataacaattggtattattattattattgttatttatttttgttcttgtttgattattattttttattattttcataatagtaaTTATAATTagtataataattattttttattggtgttattactattttttattacctttataataattattatcctcaAAATAATAAAAGTTACTATTttgcctttattattattatttttcttgttttttattattttataattataaatattattgttattataattattaatagcagttattaatttttattatttttataataattattatctttaaaataataatttttattattttggcctttattattaatattgttcttgtttttattattatttttataataataaatattattgttattgcaattattattagttattattttttattataatagttaTAATAAATAGCGTTAATAgtatttgttgttatttttataatattttttattataaaatgagtTTGATTCGAAGATTGATTCTAGTCCATTTGGATTGGAATCACAATACCCCCATCACATGAATTGTATTTGTGCCAGAATACAATTCTGTTCTTGATTCCACGAACTAAACGTAGGAATGCAATTCCATTCCTGAAATTTGGTTCCATTCCAGGCCTGATTTCGCAAATCAAAAAAGGGATAAGCGCAAGTCAAGTGGTAGGCAGCAAAGCAGTGCAATTCTTTCTTATTTGTGTTTtaagtgagggaggcaagtaaaATAAACACATTTACAGCAGCTAGAGAGTTATACAAAGATTGGTGAATACTCACTCTACACTAAGAGTTTTCCATTCAATCCCTACTCTAGCACAAGGGAACATCCCTATGTGAGGGGGGTCATACTCCCCTTTTTCCCTAGGGGAGTCGTattcccctttttcccaaattaaaagaattatttttcctaaaataaataactgaaaaataaaagtaaataaaaaactGAGATATCCGAAGTTCCTGAACTAAGATGACTACTGCTTATGGGCTGGGACTCCTTTCCCAGTAGGACTGATATTCTACTGCCTCCATCATTCTCTCCTGCCGCATTAAAGTTCATATCTTAAAATAAGGATGACTCGACAAGTGGGAATCTGACCCCATACTTGGTGAACCATGGCATCCGGCATAACGTTTGGGAACATCGCTCATAATGGAGTGAACCAAATTGGACTGTGATACTGAAATTGCTGATGTCTCCCTAACAGCACATCACATGCAAGCTAGTGACAAACATAGGTATGGAGCTGGAAGGTGATCCCATTAAGCTGCAAATCCATGTCCAAACAGGAAGAAACAATGTCCTAGTCTCTGGGTAACCGTATATACATCCATGCTAGCTGGCGAACAGCATGATGAGAGATTTAATTAATTTTAGCTCCTGTGTCTGCAGAAGCACGAAAAGAATATTGAATTCCCTAGTAAGTAATCACGCTAGCATGATAGAAGAGCTCACTTGGTCTAGGATCTGCTCTTAGATCAGGTTTGCTCTAACTCATGGAGAATTGTATAGACCTGAACCATAGGTTTTTGCTCATTTTCTGACCCATCCTCACTATCCACTACTAGCCTCAGTTTGTATACATACCTCATTCAAGTGGTTCTTTTTAGGATACTGATGATGGGAATTATGATTTTTCTGGCATGATGGAAGTGGTCATTTAGTTTAAGAGACAATCTCGGACTGGGTTATCTCGAACCCTGATGGACAGGTTGTTGCTCATTACCTGATCCTTCCTCACTACACAAGTCCCTTTCTAGGCTGGCTTTTTGTCCACCATATTCAGGTGTATCTTTTTAGGACATTGACAATTGGAATGATAACATTCCAACTAGTGCTTATTGGGCTTCCATAGTTGAACTACAAGAAAATTGAAGTTGTCAATGGTTTGGGGTGACACGTCTGCCCATTTATTCTAACTGTCATTATGATAACTTTCTTTTCCGCATCATTTGCATAGACTTTAGGTTTGGTTGGTAGAATCAAAATTCTGACTATTGAGCTATCTAGATCAGATGTCTAACACCACATCATTTCCATAGACTTCAGGTTTGATTGGTAGAGTCACAATTCTGACTATTGAGCTCTCTAGATCAGATGTCTGACTCACTAGTGTGTCGGGTCACCTACTGCTCAATTTTCTCAAACTGATACCTCATATTTCACAATAAGCTTATGAAACTTGTGTGTAACAGCCTTCCCTTGCTAGGTAAGGGTACACAATTCGGAATAAACCTCCCAAGCACAGGTAAGAGGCACAAATTTGTAGACTATCACATCCTTTATTCAATTCGAATGTATTACAGGCCTCTCTAAGCAGACAGTTCATTTGATGGACTCAATATCTTCTGAAGAACAAGTATTTGGAATGATTTGAAGATGCTATTATTAAGGGAGAAAATGAGTTGGCGTCAGAAATCAAGGGTGAAGTGGGTTAGAGAGGGACCTGTAATTTGGGTTTCTTTCATAGAGGTACTACTGGAAAGAGGAGGAAGAATTTCATTGAGTTGGAGTTGGAGTTCGGGAATAGGGTTAGGGGTTATACTCAGATTGGACTGGAGAACATGCAATCCGAGGATTGCCTGATTGATGTTGTAGGATCTGGATTGGAGTCCCTTTGAGGCAAGCTTGTCCCAATGGCTTGAAAGGCCTTTTGATGTGGAAGAAGTTAGGAAAACAGTATTTGAGATTTGTAGGGAGTAGCCGCTGGCACTGACGAATTCACCATGGCCTTTTTTCAGGAGAATTGGGAGATCCTACTAGTAAACGCACATTCACTCAGTTCATTTCACTAAACATTTTGCATGTTGGCTTCTAACATTCTGGTATCGTATTTGCTTAGGTTTTTAGTCCCAGGGTACTTGACCTTTTGATTTTTGTAGCTCCCTTCTTTCAATTGCCTCATTGTATATATTTGTACTGTATCTACATGTAGTAATAATGACTGCTTGTTATTTTTGTTAATTTAGATGGGAATAGCTGATGCTATTTTGGACCTTGTGAGTAGTGGGACGACACTgaaagaaaataatttgaaagaaattgaAGGTGGAGTTGTCTTGCAAAGCCAGGTAAATTCTCTTGGTTCATCTCAATTTGCCAAAGCATGGGACCCTGTATTCTTGATAATTATTATATACGGAGAGGGTATTCGGGCCattgattttaatttatatggAGAGGGTTTTCAGGCCATTGATTTTAAATTTCTGCCTTAACCATATCTTGCATTAAAGACTGAATTTTTCTCAGGCTGTCCTCATTGCAAGCAGGAAATCATTGGTCAAGCAGAAAGGTGTACTGGACACAACACATGAAATTCTTGAGAGATTAGAAGCACATTTGAAGGCAGTTGGTCAGTTCACGGTGCGAAGATATTGTATATCATGCTATGCTTGTTAGTTTTTTGCAGTTTCTGTCGCTTTGACACTTTTCATTGCAGGTGACAGCGAATATGAGGGGAAGCAGTGCTGAGGAGGTGGCTGAGCGCGTTCTGAGTCAGCCATCTTTATCTGGTTTACAGGTGAGGTTCAGAAACAAAATGACTTTGTTGCCTATACATATATTACATGTCATTCCTTTCATTAGATAGACAAATTAAATTGGTATTGACGAACAATATATTTTGGTTTTGTTGCTGCCTCATGTTCATTCTTCCTCAGTTGCACGAGCTCCTTGTAATGCTCTTTATGGTATATATAGGGACCAACTGTAAGTCCAGTTTTTTGTAAACGTGATGGGAGGGTAGCAGCAGATTACTATGCTATGGTCATATGCATACCCAAAAAGGCACTCTACAAGTCTGTTCAGCAGCTGAGAGCAGTAAAGCcttcttgttctctctctctcagtatatatgtatgcatatgtatgtatgtaaatgtatacacacacatatacacatatataatatttgtaacTAGAAAAATAGTTTTCTTGTATGAACACAGGTGTCTCAGTTTTGTTTGAGGTTTCCTTATAGCTTGTGGTTATAGTTCACTTGGATGACGAATTCCTGAAACCATTGATATTATTTTGACACTGATCTTGAACCATTTCTCCCCAGAGACTGCTTGGGTTATGACTATGATAAATTAATCACTATTGCTTCTTGAATTGGTGTTACATTCGTTAAAATTTTATGGGGTTTTGGTCTAGGAAGCATGCATGGCCCCACCCTCTTGCCTTGTTAACCTCTCGATCTTGCTTTTGAGTTTTTTATGCAATTACTGAATTAGTTCAATCAGTAGTCACTGCTTTTCCAAAAATTCACATTTTGGGTGGAACCATGGTGCAGTATTATTTGATTGAACCTAGCTTCACTGTCTGGTTGGCTCTTGTTTCTGTAATGTGAGAAATTTGTCCTTTGAAGCACTCTAGTTTTGGGCAGATTCCAAAGCTGTCTACTTGCATTTTGCTGCATATTTCAGAACAGCTGCTTAATTGGACTCTCTATCCTTAAGTTTATTCTGGTTCAATGTACAGTTCGTCTCTTGTTTGGCCCATTGAAGGATTGAGGTTTTATTGGTTTGCTGTCAAAAACTTTTGCAGATTGGGGGAAGTGGAGTTCTCATTTCTCCTTTGACCTACATTTTTGATGAAGAGACTCCAAGGTGGCGTGAGCTTCTAATGAAACTCAGTCTATAGCCAACAGGTTGGAGTTGTCTACGCATTTTCCTGCGTTGTAGGAGTCATTGATGCTGCAACAGTTTTggaatattttatattgaaagGTCAAGACAGTGTTAAATTCAATTAATATGGAGAATATACTGTACCTATAACTGTAATATTATTGTAGACTTCTGCTCCGGTGGAAATGTAGCAATGTAGCCAGGACTTAATTGATGTTGTGTTTTGCACAAGGATGATTTTTGTTGATCTGGGTGGTTGTACCAGTAGCTCTATTTTGTTGTATTTTGCTGCCAAAGGTGCCCAGTGTGTGTGTTTTTACTGGATCTTCTCCAATTTCTCACTTCCCAATCAGAGCTTTCATGAATAATGTATTACTTTTTTGTAGGGCCACTGAACAAAATCAAAGGGTGATTCATGGATCCCAGTTTTTCCATTGAAATTAGTGGCGAACTTCGTATGCTAAAGGGTAGGAGCAGACGCTAGTGCATCTGGGCAAGTTGCAATTCATTAGAATCTGTTTTCAATCCTGTTTGGTTCCTCAATTAAAAATCAATCAATTTGTTTAAGTGTAACCCAcatcttaataataataataattagtactattattattttattagcaAAATATTGCTGGGACAACCTTAACCAAATGcaaatttttccaatttttttagaaACAATTTGGAAAAGAGCTAATTAAACACATGTTTGAgtataaaaaatatatgatacagttcttcattttcatttttaaaaagaaTAATGGAAGCTTCTTTCTGGATCCTTTCAATGAGTTTAAAGTTAAATTCCTCAAAATATGAGAGTATGAATATCGACTTTCAttataaatttatgtaaatttaaaagaaatttaatattaatttaatattatatttctatgtaaatttacacaaatttaaattcaaaatttaaaatctatatCCCCAACACAAAGTTAATAACATTAGATATAATGATTCTAAAAGCACAAGAACCTTTTGAAAAGGTATGTTTCCCCTGCAATAGAAAAGATTCCAAAACACAAGCAGACACCCATCTTAGAACAAAAACATGGGCACCCCATCAAGATGGACCTAGAAATCGATGACATTTAATTTCCTATTGCTTATATTGCTACTCTGTTCCACATTATCGCGACCTCTTTATGTTTCACATTATTTCCATATATCCTATTGAGATAAAAGTTGCAAGCAATTCTAAAAGATAGATAAAAGTTGATCATGTTGTTGACGTCAAAAATCAAAATTGATAACACTTAAAACTCCGGTAGCCTCCAAGGGTTCTTTACAATATCGAGTGTATAAGCTTGCAATTATAGTATTCAAAGAGATCAACTGTAGATGCTTTACATGACTCTGAATAAAGATGAAGAAAATAAAGGGGCAGGATTCTTTCAGACCCATAACTCCTTACAAATTAAATGCATTTGACATCGAATATAAAAAAAAGAGAGGTGCCATATCTGTAATAGGGGATTCTTGAGGGAGGTAAAAAAATGATGATTAATCTCTTTGAATATTGTCATTACTTTGTTTGGACTCCTTTCACCCCTTGAGCATCAGACAAGGCCCTTGGAGGCCCCCAAGGGACTcccaagcattttttttttttacaagggAAAATAGAAGTAGAATGGAAGTGGAGGGAACCTCGATTGGGTCCCCTTGCCAACAAACACCTTGAAAAAATGCTTGGCAAACACAAGCAACCGAGATGGTGGGAAGCTTCCATGGATAACCAATATTGAATTAAGGTCATATTTGGGCGCCATACCAACTTACACATGTTGTCTTTCAAGTATAATATTTGGAGAAAGATATTGATGTTCTCTGATTCatttccaaaataattatatTCTCTTTAGGACACGATGGACGTGTTTAAATTTGAATTGATATTGTTGAAATTATTTGGGTGGGGAATTTTAAGGATTGataca from Malania oleifera isolate guangnan ecotype guangnan chromosome 9, ASM2987363v1, whole genome shotgun sequence carries:
- the LOC131164631 gene encoding ATP phosphoribosyltransferase 2, chloroplastic-like isoform X2, encoding MAMLQPFLQQCLVHSLYSPPLPPPYMYAHISVKSAFYCRSSPSPVTVLDGSTERRAAERNEIRFGLPSKGRMASDTLDLLKDCQLSVRQVNPRQYVAEIPQLSNLEVWFQRPKDIVRKLLSGDLDLGIVGFDTVTEYGQGNEDIIIVHDSLEYGDCRLSLAIPKYGIFENINSLRELAQMPQWTVEKPLRVATGFTYLGPKFMRENGLKHVTFSTADGALEAAPAMGIADAILDLVSSGTTLKENNLKEIEGGVVLQSQAVLIASRKSLVKQKGVLDTTHEILERLEAHLKAVGQFTVTANMRGSSAEEVAERVLSQPSLSGLQGPTVSPVFCKRDGRVAADYYAMVICIPKKALYKSVQQLRAIGGSGVLISPLTYIFDEETPRWRELLMKLSL
- the LOC131164631 gene encoding ATP phosphoribosyltransferase 2, chloroplastic-like isoform X1, giving the protein MAMLQPFLQQCLVHSLYSPPLPPPYMYAHISVKSAFYCRSSPSPVTVLDGSTERRAAERNEIRFGLPSKGRMASDTLDLLKDCQLSVRQVNPRQYVAEIPQLSNLEVWFQRPKDIVRKLLSGDLDLGIVGFDTVTEYGQGNEDIIIVHDSLEYGDCRLSLAIPKYGIFENINSLRELAQMPQWTVEKPLRVATGFTYLGPKFMRENGLKHVTFSTADGALEAAPAMGIADAILDLVSSGTTLKENNLKEIEGGVVLQSQAVLIASRKSLVKQKGVLDTTHEILERLEAHLKAVGQFTVTANMRGSSAEEVAERVLSQPSLSGLQGPTVSPVFCKRDGRVAADYYAMVICIPKKALYKSVQQLRAVKPSCSLSLSIYVCICMYVNVYTHIYTYIIFVTRKIVFLYEHRCLSFV
- the LOC131164631 gene encoding ATP phosphoribosyltransferase 2, chloroplastic-like isoform X3, which codes for MAMLQPFLQQCLVHSLYSPPLPPPYMYAHISVKSAFYCRSSPSPVTVLDGSTERRAAERNEIRFGLPSKGRMASDTLDLLKDCQLSVRQVNPRQYVAEIPQLSNLEVWFQRPKDIVRKLLSGDLDLGIVGFDTVTEYGQGNEDIIIVHDSLEYGDCRLSLAIPKYGIFENINSLRELAQMPQWTVEKPLRVATGFTYLGPKFMRENGLKHVTFSTADGALEAAPAMGIADAILDLVSSGTTLKENNLKEIEGGVVLQSQAVLIASRKSLVKQKGVLDTTHEILERLEAHLKAVGQFTVTANMRGSSAEEVAERVLSQPSLSGLQLHELLVMLFMVYIGTNCKSSFL